The proteins below come from a single Carnobacterium divergens DSM 20623 genomic window:
- a CDS encoding metal ABC transporter solute-binding protein, Zn/Mn family, translating into MKKNYLLILIGLSLLVMVGCQNNSSQKDSNKLQVVATTTMLTDLVENIGGDKVQVNGLMGPGIDPHLYQASAKDVTKMQTADVVVHNGLHLEGKMGDVFEALNKRGKNVIKIENGLDKTKLLKSEDNSSQPDPHIWFDVSMWQQGAKEVAKGLIQADPKNQATYQTNLDRYLAELVELDQYMMNKVQELPKEKRILVTAHDAFRYFGQRYDFEVVGLQGISTQAEAGTGDMRKLADFIVKHQIKAVFVESSVPTKTIEALQAATKAKGFDVKIGGELYSDSLGDEKHDTATYIKTLKANTDTIVNALK; encoded by the coding sequence ATGAAAAAAAACTATCTTCTTATCTTAATAGGACTCAGTTTGTTAGTGATGGTTGGTTGTCAAAATAATTCTTCTCAAAAAGATTCGAATAAGCTACAAGTCGTAGCGACAACCACAATGTTAACCGATTTAGTTGAAAATATCGGTGGAGATAAAGTTCAAGTTAACGGACTAATGGGGCCAGGGATCGACCCACATCTCTATCAAGCAAGTGCAAAAGATGTTACTAAAATGCAGACAGCAGATGTTGTGGTGCATAATGGTTTGCATTTAGAAGGTAAGATGGGAGACGTTTTTGAAGCGTTAAATAAACGAGGCAAAAACGTCATCAAAATTGAAAACGGTCTTGATAAAACTAAATTACTCAAGTCAGAAGACAATTCTAGTCAACCAGACCCACATATTTGGTTCGACGTCTCCATGTGGCAACAAGGAGCCAAAGAAGTTGCTAAAGGATTGATTCAAGCAGATCCAAAAAATCAAGCGACCTATCAAACAAATTTAGATCGTTATCTCGCAGAATTGGTTGAATTAGATCAATACATGATGAATAAGGTTCAAGAGTTGCCAAAAGAAAAACGAATCTTAGTGACCGCCCATGATGCCTTTCGTTATTTTGGTCAACGCTACGATTTTGAAGTAGTCGGATTACAAGGAATCAGCACGCAAGCAGAAGCAGGTACCGGAGATATGCGGAAATTGGCTGATTTTATTGTGAAACACCAAATCAAAGCGGTTTTTGTCGAATCATCCGTCCCTACCAAAACGATTGAAGCGTTACAAGCGGCAACAAAAGCAAAAGGCTTTGACGTAAAAATCGGTGGCGAGTTGTATTCAGATTCTTTAGGAGATGAAAAACACGATACGGCCACTTATATCAAAACATTAAAAGCAAATACAGATACAATTGTGAATGCATTAAAATAA
- a CDS encoding metal ABC transporter ATP-binding protein — protein MEQTKQAISIQQLTVAYDEKPVLWNVSLDIPKGQLTAIIGPNGAGKTTLIKAIINLIKPVAGEVTFQFKNQMQQSYQSSKNLVAYVPQNGSVDWDFPATVIDVVVMGRYGHLGWFKRPKKADFDLAKKMLEKVGMTEFSTRQISQLSGGQRQRVFLARALVQEAEIYLMDEPFQGVDAQTEKIIIGLLKELKDEGKTIVVVHHDLQTVPEYFDNVVLVNQALVATGSVESTFTAENIAKTYQTAERLPEEVGK, from the coding sequence ATGGAGCAAACTAAACAAGCAATTTCGATTCAGCAATTAACGGTTGCTTATGATGAAAAACCGGTTCTTTGGAATGTCAGTTTGGATATACCTAAAGGACAATTAACAGCGATTATCGGTCCGAATGGAGCAGGAAAAACAACCTTAATTAAAGCCATTATCAATTTAATTAAACCAGTTGCAGGTGAAGTAACCTTTCAATTTAAAAACCAAATGCAGCAAAGTTATCAATCAAGTAAAAATTTGGTTGCCTATGTTCCACAAAATGGAAGCGTTGATTGGGATTTTCCAGCAACGGTAATAGATGTCGTTGTAATGGGGCGTTATGGACATCTTGGGTGGTTTAAACGTCCTAAAAAAGCTGATTTTGACTTAGCTAAAAAAATGCTAGAAAAAGTAGGGATGACTGAATTTTCAACTCGCCAAATTAGTCAGTTATCTGGAGGTCAACGTCAGCGTGTTTTCTTAGCACGCGCGCTTGTACAAGAAGCGGAAATTTATTTGATGGATGAACCGTTTCAAGGAGTAGATGCCCAAACTGAAAAAATCATTATTGGTCTACTGAAAGAATTAAAAGATGAAGGCAAGACGATTGTTGTGGTTCATCATGATTTACAAACCGTGCCAGAATACTTTGATAACGTTGTACTGGTCAATCAAGCTTTAGTCGCAACAGGTTCTGTAGAAAGTACCTTTACAGCCGAAAATATCGCAAAAACCTATCAAACCGCTGAAAGATTGCCAGAAGAGGTGGGGAAGTAG
- a CDS encoding metal ABC transporter permease — protein MTFWTLFSDYTFQVVALGSALLGLLSGVIGSFAVLRKQSLLGDAVSHAALPGICLAFMITNIKQTEVLLIGALISGLVATWLIMSIVKYSKIKFDSALALITSVFFGLGMVFLTYIQKTPDANQAGLKSFIFGQSSTLLVGDVKWMLGIGMIILVLIFLFWKEFKLIAFDEVFAKSIGVPVHGISILLSAMTVVTIIIGLQTVGVILMSSLLIGPAVAARQWTNRLAVMVSLAAVFGGVSGVLGTVISSLGKQIPTGPTIVVVISMIVLISLVIAPNRGMLWKLKQRRRQKKALTIRLNQGGD, from the coding sequence ATGACATTTTGGACTCTTTTTTCAGATTACACTTTTCAAGTTGTGGCACTTGGATCAGCCTTATTGGGATTGCTGAGTGGCGTTATTGGTAGTTTTGCTGTGCTTAGAAAACAAAGCTTATTAGGGGATGCTGTAAGTCATGCTGCGCTACCAGGGATATGCTTAGCCTTTATGATTACGAATATTAAACAGACAGAAGTTTTATTGATAGGTGCTTTGATCTCAGGCTTAGTTGCAACATGGCTGATCATGAGCATTGTTAAGTACTCAAAAATAAAATTTGATAGTGCATTAGCTTTGATTACTTCCGTATTTTTTGGTTTAGGTATGGTTTTTCTAACCTATATTCAAAAAACGCCAGATGCAAATCAAGCAGGATTAAAAAGTTTTATTTTTGGTCAGTCCTCCACCTTATTAGTAGGTGATGTTAAATGGATGCTAGGAATTGGGATGATTATTTTAGTATTAATCTTCCTATTTTGGAAAGAATTTAAATTAATTGCTTTTGATGAAGTATTTGCTAAAAGCATTGGTGTTCCAGTTCATGGCATTAGTATTTTATTATCAGCGATGACAGTCGTAACGATTATTATTGGACTGCAAACAGTTGGAGTTATTTTGATGAGTTCGTTATTAATCGGACCTGCTGTTGCCGCTAGACAATGGACGAATCGGTTAGCGGTGATGGTGAGTTTAGCAGCAGTTTTTGGTGGTGTTTCAGGGGTTTTAGGAACGGTCATTAGTTCCTTAGGTAAGCAAATTCCAACAGGACCAACAATCGTTGTTGTGATTAGTATGATTGTGCTGATTAGTTTAGTGATAGCACCAAATCGTGGGATGTTGTGGAAATTAAAACAGCGTAGGCGTCAAAAAAAAGCATTGACTATCCGCTTAAATCAAGGAGGCGATTAG
- a CDS encoding metal ABC transporter permease, with protein sequence MHPELEIQLIAIIVSLACSLLGVFLVLRGMTMMADAITHTILLGIVVAFFATENLASPFLIVGAALMGVFTVWLTELLHQTRLLAKDASIGVVFPLLFSIAIILISRYAGSVHLDTDSVLLGELAFAPFERMVIFGMDIGAQGIYSMGIILIINLIFILLFYKELKLATFDAVLAAALGFSPVILHYALMTLVSITAVGAFEAVGSILVVAFIVGPPVTAYLLTNELKKMLWISSIVGVIDSIVGFQLAMFLDVSIAGMIAVIIGITFLLVFIFSPKKGLIQAVRQRNRQKKELAYRLKMERIK encoded by the coding sequence ATGCATCCAGAATTAGAAATTCAATTGATTGCGATTATTGTTTCACTTGCCTGTTCCTTACTGGGTGTCTTTTTAGTTTTAAGAGGAATGACAATGATGGCTGATGCGATTACTCATACCATTTTATTAGGAATCGTAGTGGCTTTTTTTGCAACTGAAAATTTGGCCTCACCATTTTTAATTGTTGGTGCCGCTTTGATGGGTGTCTTTACGGTTTGGTTAACAGAATTGCTCCATCAAACAAGGCTATTAGCAAAAGATGCTTCAATTGGTGTGGTCTTCCCATTACTGTTTAGTATCGCGATTATTTTGATTTCCCGCTATGCAGGTTCTGTTCATTTAGACACGGATTCAGTACTACTTGGTGAATTGGCTTTTGCGCCATTTGAGCGAATGGTTATTTTTGGAATGGATATAGGAGCACAAGGAATTTACTCAATGGGGATTATTTTAATCATCAACTTAATTTTTATTTTGTTATTTTATAAAGAATTAAAATTAGCCACTTTTGATGCGGTTTTAGCCGCTGCATTAGGATTTTCGCCAGTCATTTTACACTATGCGTTGATGACACTGGTTTCAATCACTGCAGTTGGAGCATTTGAGGCAGTTGGATCAATTTTAGTAGTAGCTTTTATTGTGGGGCCACCTGTTACCGCGTATCTTTTGACAAATGAATTAAAGAAAATGTTATGGATTAGTAGTATTGTGGGTGTGATAGACAGTATCGTTGGATTCCAATTAGCGATGTTTTTGGATGTTTCAATTGCAGGGATGATTGCGGTTATTATTGGGATAACTTTCTTATTAGTCTTTATCTTCTCACCTAAAAAAGGATTGATTCAAGCTGTTAGACAACGAAATCGTCAAAAAAAAGAATTAGCCTATCGATTAAAAATGGAACGTATTAAATAA
- the dinB gene encoding DNA polymerase IV, translating to MEHVVLQFAEPVRDTSRKIIHVDMDAFYASVEERENPELKGKPLVIARHPKDNGGRGVVTTANYEARKYGIHSAMSAQKAYELCPQAIFVPGRHELYQEISTQIREVFKHYTDIIEPLALDEAYLDVTENKKGISSATVIAKMIQKEIWEELHLTCSAGVSYNKFIAKLASDYKKPAGITVIPPEKALVFLKELPIGKFYGVGKKTAEKMHDWGVFTGQDLVEKSEMDLIQRFGKMGYSLYRKVRGIDNNPVESTRVRKSVGREHTYGQPLTTEEEILAELRFLAGKVHTSLVKVQKHGKVVVLKVRTSDYETMTKRISLPSYVKDSEEIYFHALNLWEDVGLIGKEIRLLGITVTNLDPLTFENIVLPLWEKEK from the coding sequence ATGGAACATGTCGTTTTACAATTTGCAGAACCAGTACGTGACACATCAAGAAAAATTATTCATGTGGATATGGATGCTTTCTATGCCTCTGTAGAAGAACGTGAAAATCCTGAATTAAAAGGAAAACCGTTAGTGATTGCTAGGCATCCAAAAGATAATGGTGGAAGAGGCGTCGTTACGACGGCTAATTACGAAGCGAGAAAATACGGTATTCATTCAGCTATGAGCGCTCAAAAAGCCTATGAACTTTGCCCACAAGCAATTTTTGTTCCAGGTAGACATGAACTTTACCAAGAAATTTCCACTCAAATTCGAGAAGTATTTAAACACTACACAGATATCATTGAACCATTAGCTTTAGATGAAGCTTATTTAGACGTGACAGAAAATAAAAAAGGAATTAGTAGCGCTACGGTTATTGCAAAAATGATTCAAAAAGAAATTTGGGAAGAATTGCATTTAACTTGTTCAGCTGGCGTATCTTACAATAAATTTATTGCAAAACTAGCATCTGACTATAAAAAACCTGCTGGCATCACAGTTATTCCGCCAGAAAAAGCATTGGTCTTTTTAAAAGAATTACCTATTGGAAAATTTTATGGCGTAGGAAAGAAAACCGCTGAAAAAATGCATGATTGGGGCGTTTTTACGGGACAAGATTTAGTTGAAAAAAGCGAGATGGATTTGATTCAACGCTTCGGTAAGATGGGGTATTCCTTGTATCGAAAAGTAAGAGGAATTGATAACAATCCAGTTGAGAGTACTCGAGTGCGTAAGTCAGTAGGACGGGAGCATACGTATGGCCAACCTTTAACGACAGAAGAGGAAATCTTAGCAGAACTTCGTTTTTTAGCTGGAAAAGTACACACTTCTTTAGTAAAAGTTCAAAAACACGGGAAGGTGGTTGTGTTAAAAGTACGTACATCTGATTATGAAACAATGACTAAACGTATTAGTTTGCCTAGTTATGTAAAAGACAGTGAAGAAATTTATTTTCATGCGTTAAATTTATGGGAAGATGTGGGATTGATAGGGAAAGAAATTCGGTTATTAGGAATTACTGTGACCAACCTTGACCCGTTAACATTTGAAAATATTGTTTTGCCACTATGGGAAAAAGAAAAATAA
- a CDS encoding metal-dependent hydrolase, protein MKISWHGQSCVKILTDTDKQILIDPYITGNPLSDLDAGTIEADVIIVTHAHADHIGDTAEIAKRTGALIVANAELAGFFASQGLQTHGMQMGGKHQFDFGLIKMTPAIHGSMYEVHGQPVTFGLAAGIVFSDGGHTVYHAGDTALFSDMKLIGEFNKIDLAFLPIGDNYTMGPEEAVIASKWLKANKVVPIHYNTFPLIEQDPTAFVEALPKNVGMAMQVGEIIEL, encoded by the coding sequence ATGAAGATATCATGGCATGGACAGTCTTGTGTTAAAATTTTAACAGATACAGATAAGCAAATTTTAATAGATCCCTATATTACAGGAAACCCCTTAAGTGATTTGGATGCAGGGACGATTGAAGCTGATGTGATTATTGTCACTCATGCTCATGCAGACCATATCGGAGATACTGCCGAGATTGCCAAACGAACAGGAGCTTTAATTGTTGCAAATGCTGAATTAGCCGGTTTCTTTGCGAGTCAAGGACTTCAAACCCATGGCATGCAAATGGGTGGGAAACATCAATTTGATTTTGGTTTAATCAAAATGACTCCCGCAATACATGGTTCAATGTACGAAGTGCACGGCCAACCCGTTACGTTTGGATTAGCAGCCGGCATTGTTTTTAGTGACGGAGGTCATACTGTTTATCACGCAGGAGATACGGCTTTATTTTCAGATATGAAATTAATCGGAGAATTCAACAAAATCGATTTAGCTTTCTTACCAATTGGCGACAATTACACTATGGGACCAGAAGAAGCCGTAATCGCTAGTAAATGGCTAAAAGCTAATAAAGTTGTGCCAATTCATTACAATACATTTCCTTTGATTGAACAAGATCCAACTGCCTTTGTTGAAGCTTTACCTAAAAACGTAGGGATGGCAATGCAAGTGGGAGAAATAATCGAATTATAA
- a CDS encoding DRTGG domain-containing protein, which yields MTTKHDQILTYIETLPVGERISVRLIAKNLQVSEGTAYRAIKEAENIGLVSTIQRVGTIRIERKMKEHFEKLTYGEIVKIIEGDILGGIDGLDKVLNKFVIGAMKEDAMLRYITPGSLMIVGNRIGAQRLALENGAAVLITGGFDTTEEIVELANQAKLPVIRTTYDSFTVATLINRAMTDQLIKKDIMLVGDIFTNVEKTIYLNSEDTVADYRKLNDESRHSRFPIVNKKMRLIGIVTAKDVVGKPDNLSIERVMTKDPSYVKTHMSVASVGHLMIWDGLEVMPVVKDDLTLIGIISRQDVMKAMQLAQRQPQVGDTIADQIAEQLELTSENPDDWHSAIPAFKFKVTPQMTNSVGTISFGVLSELVASASQRTLLAYQKRNAVIEQMNLHYFKMIQLESELEIRPRVLEIGRRSSKLDIEVFIENTLVAKAIVICQLMERT from the coding sequence ATGACAACAAAACATGACCAGATCTTAACGTATATTGAAACGTTACCAGTTGGAGAGCGAATCTCAGTACGTTTGATTGCTAAAAATTTACAAGTAAGTGAAGGAACTGCTTATCGTGCCATTAAAGAAGCAGAAAATATAGGATTAGTTTCGACCATTCAACGAGTGGGAACTATCCGAATTGAGCGCAAAATGAAAGAACATTTTGAAAAATTAACCTATGGTGAAATCGTGAAGATTATCGAAGGGGATATTTTAGGTGGTATTGACGGGTTAGATAAAGTCTTAAATAAATTTGTCATCGGAGCGATGAAGGAAGACGCCATGCTACGTTACATTACACCAGGTTCACTAATGATTGTCGGAAATCGAATTGGGGCTCAGCGCCTCGCTTTAGAAAACGGTGCAGCAGTTTTAATTACCGGTGGATTTGATACAACTGAGGAGATTGTGGAATTAGCGAATCAGGCCAAATTGCCTGTTATTCGAACCACCTATGACTCCTTTACGGTTGCAACGTTAATCAACCGAGCAATGACGGATCAGCTGATTAAAAAAGACATTATGCTCGTTGGCGATATTTTTACGAATGTAGAAAAAACGATCTATTTAAATAGTGAAGATACAGTAGCGGATTACCGCAAATTAAATGATGAAAGTCGACATTCGCGTTTCCCAATTGTGAATAAAAAAATGCGCTTAATCGGGATTGTAACTGCTAAAGATGTAGTTGGAAAGCCAGATAATCTAAGTATTGAACGAGTGATGACAAAGGATCCCTCTTATGTTAAAACACATATGAGTGTGGCAAGTGTGGGGCATTTAATGATTTGGGATGGGCTAGAGGTTATGCCTGTTGTGAAAGATGATTTAACCTTGATTGGGATTATTTCTAGACAAGATGTGATGAAAGCGATGCAACTAGCGCAACGCCAACCACAGGTGGGAGATACGATTGCTGATCAAATTGCAGAACAGCTAGAGTTAACAAGTGAAAATCCTGATGATTGGCATTCAGCTATTCCAGCATTCAAGTTTAAAGTGACGCCTCAAATGACCAACAGTGTTGGAACCATCTCTTTTGGTGTATTAAGTGAACTTGTTGCTAGCGCTTCTCAGCGAACACTTTTAGCGTATCAAAAGCGCAATGCAGTCATTGAGCAAATGAATTTACATTATTTTAAAATGATTCAATTAGAAAGTGAATTAGAGATTCGTCCGCGAGTCCTAGAAATTGGGAGGCGCTCGTCTAAGCTAGACATTGAAGTATTTATTGAAAATACCCTTGTTGCCAAAGCCATTGTGATTTGTCAATTGATGGAGCGTACCTAA
- a CDS encoding DHH family phosphoesterase, whose amino-acid sequence MNESIFTEILTAIKEHQTIIIHRHQRPDPDALGSQGGLYELLKASFPEKRLLKAGGSVEGLAFLSEMDQVEAADYKEALVIVTDTANSPRISGENYSKGDMIIKIDHHPNDEPYGDLVYVNTEASSCSEIIVDFYHACQSELTMTDEAARLLYAGIVGDTGRFLYPATTSHTLKIAAELMDYSFSATALNNQLNTMSKAVAHLSGYVLQNIKVDENGVGNVLLTNEILKEFGVADSETAAIVSLPGSVEGILMWGIFVEQEEGYFRCRLRSKGPAINEVAKRHHGGGHPLASGANAKDRAEIAEILTEFEALAIEWNQ is encoded by the coding sequence ATGAATGAATCCATTTTTACTGAAATACTAACAGCTATCAAAGAACATCAAACGATTATTATCCATCGTCATCAAAGACCAGACCCAGACGCCTTAGGTTCACAAGGTGGACTATATGAACTATTAAAAGCATCGTTTCCTGAAAAACGTCTTTTAAAAGCAGGAGGATCGGTAGAAGGTCTAGCATTCTTATCTGAAATGGATCAAGTAGAAGCTGCTGATTATAAAGAAGCACTAGTTATCGTAACAGACACAGCGAATAGTCCACGCATTAGTGGTGAAAACTATTCAAAAGGCGATATGATAATTAAAATAGATCACCACCCAAATGATGAACCATACGGTGATCTTGTCTACGTTAACACAGAGGCAAGTAGCTGCAGTGAAATTATTGTTGATTTTTATCATGCTTGTCAATCAGAGTTAACAATGACAGATGAAGCGGCCCGCCTATTATATGCAGGAATAGTCGGAGACACAGGGCGTTTCCTATATCCAGCGACAACCTCCCATACCTTAAAAATTGCTGCTGAATTAATGGACTATTCATTTTCAGCCACAGCATTAAATAATCAGCTAAATACAATGAGTAAAGCAGTGGCCCATTTATCCGGTTATGTCTTACAAAATATTAAAGTTGACGAAAATGGGGTTGGAAATGTTCTTTTAACAAATGAGATTTTAAAAGAATTTGGCGTGGCTGATTCTGAAACAGCAGCAATTGTCTCGTTGCCAGGAAGTGTCGAAGGCATTTTAATGTGGGGGATTTTTGTTGAACAAGAAGAAGGTTACTTCCGTTGTCGCTTACGCTCAAAAGGCCCAGCAATCAATGAAGTAGCAAAACGTCATCATGGTGGCGGACATCCATTAGCTAGTGGTGCAAATGCAAAAGATCGCGCAGAAATTGCAGAAATTCTTACTGAATTTGAAGCATTAGCCATCGAGTGGAATCAATAA
- the zwf gene encoding glucose-6-phosphate dehydrogenase gives MNQEKTALFTIFGGTGDLAKRKLYPSLYRLYKKGFLKEHFAVIGTARREWTNDYYREIVMETIKDLADSTEEATKFASHFYYQAHNVTDTEHYSELKELSTKLDEKYQLENNRIYYLAMSPNFFGTITEHLKAEELITNDGFNRLIIEKPFGHDYESAAILNDQIRASFHENQIYRIDHYLGKEMIQNISAVRFANAIFESMWNNRYIDNIQITLSESIGVEERGGYYETSGALRDMVQNHILQVVSLLAMEPPIELKDEEIREEKIKALRSVRIFKPEEVRHYFVRGQYGASTVHDEKSLGYREEQNVDPASQTETFVAGKVMIDNFRWAGVPFYIRTGKKLREKGTQINIQFKGMPLNLFSEDHTTPQEPNVLTIYIQPTEGFSLQLNSKKIGQGLETELLNLKHKNSAETSANSPEAYEKLILDCLNGDSTNFTHWDEVAQSWKFVDVIRQAWNKETPEFPNYPSGSMGPVCSDQLLEKDGFKWFWNPTGE, from the coding sequence ATGAATCAAGAAAAAACAGCCCTTTTCACCATTTTCGGCGGAACAGGTGACTTAGCAAAACGAAAACTTTATCCATCGCTTTACCGTTTATATAAAAAAGGTTTTTTAAAAGAGCATTTTGCAGTTATTGGAACGGCTAGACGTGAATGGACAAATGATTACTACCGTGAGATTGTAATGGAGACAATTAAAGATTTAGCCGATTCAACAGAAGAGGCGACAAAATTTGCGAGTCATTTTTACTATCAAGCTCATAATGTGACCGATACGGAACACTATTCCGAACTAAAAGAATTATCAACAAAGCTGGACGAAAAATATCAGCTTGAAAATAATCGTATTTATTACCTAGCAATGTCGCCAAACTTCTTTGGGACAATTACAGAACATTTAAAAGCTGAAGAATTAATTACAAACGATGGATTCAATCGTTTGATTATAGAAAAACCATTTGGACATGACTACGAAAGTGCTGCTATCTTAAATGACCAAATTCGCGCTTCTTTCCATGAAAATCAAATTTATCGCATCGATCATTATCTAGGAAAAGAAATGATTCAAAATATTTCAGCCGTTCGTTTTGCGAATGCTATTTTTGAGTCAATGTGGAACAACCGCTATATCGATAATATTCAAATTACCTTAAGCGAATCAATTGGTGTTGAAGAACGTGGCGGCTACTATGAAACAAGTGGAGCTCTTCGTGATATGGTTCAAAATCATATTTTACAAGTTGTCTCTCTTTTAGCAATGGAGCCACCAATTGAATTAAAAGACGAAGAAATTCGTGAAGAAAAAATCAAAGCACTGCGTTCTGTTCGCATCTTCAAACCAGAAGAAGTTCGTCATTATTTTGTTCGTGGTCAATATGGTGCAAGCACTGTTCATGACGAAAAATCACTTGGTTACCGTGAAGAACAAAATGTAGATCCCGCTTCACAAACAGAAACTTTTGTAGCAGGTAAAGTCATGATTGATAACTTTAGATGGGCCGGCGTTCCCTTCTACATCCGTACAGGTAAAAAATTGCGTGAAAAAGGAACTCAAATCAATATTCAATTTAAAGGGATGCCGTTAAATTTGTTCAGTGAAGACCACACAACTCCGCAAGAACCAAATGTGCTGACGATTTACATTCAACCAACGGAAGGTTTTTCACTTCAATTAAATTCAAAAAAAATCGGTCAAGGTTTAGAAACGGAATTATTGAATTTAAAACATAAAAATTCGGCTGAAACTTCAGCAAATAGTCCAGAAGCTTATGAAAAATTAATTCTTGATTGTTTAAATGGCGACTCTACCAACTTCACTCATTGGGATGAAGTCGCTCAATCGTGGAAATTTGTTGACGTTATTCGTCAAGCATGGAACAAAGAAACTCCAGAATTCCCAAATTATCCAAGTGGTTCAATGGGACCTGTTTGTAGCGATCAATTGCTTGAAAAAGACGGCTTCAAATGGTTTTGGAATCCAACTGGTGAGTAA